One genomic window of Candidatus Pseudobacter hemicellulosilyticus includes the following:
- the folP gene encoding dihydropteroate synthase: MFTLNCQGRLLVVDKPLVMGIINVTPDSFFSGSRFNGDALVQQAGRLLAEGAAILDIGGQSTRPGSERVSEKEEAARVLPAIRQLLDHFPEAFLSIDTYYASVARQAVEAGVAIVNDISGGSLDPELLPAVASLGSPYICMHMRGTPDTMQEQTDYTDVTREVLDHFIALVARLEALGIRDIIIDPGFGFAKTLPQNYELLRNLSLLKMLGKPLLVGVSRKGMIYRQLGITADAALNGTTVLNTVGLMNGASILRVHDVKEAVEAVKLWEAVKVGTGL, from the coding sequence ATGTTTACACTGAATTGTCAAGGCAGGTTGCTGGTGGTAGACAAACCATTGGTGATGGGCATTATCAATGTTACACCTGATTCCTTCTTCAGCGGCAGCCGGTTTAACGGGGATGCGCTGGTACAGCAGGCCGGGCGGCTTTTGGCAGAAGGCGCCGCCATCCTGGATATTGGCGGGCAGAGTACCCGACCCGGCAGTGAGCGGGTTTCGGAGAAAGAGGAAGCGGCCAGGGTGCTGCCTGCTATCCGGCAGCTGCTGGATCATTTTCCGGAGGCCTTTTTATCCATCGATACCTATTACGCTTCGGTAGCGCGACAGGCAGTGGAGGCCGGTGTGGCCATTGTGAATGATATCAGCGGCGGCAGCCTGGACCCGGAGCTGTTGCCGGCCGTGGCATCGCTTGGTTCGCCCTATATCTGTATGCATATGCGGGGGACGCCTGACACCATGCAGGAGCAGACTGACTATACCGATGTGACCCGGGAAGTGCTGGATCATTTCATAGCGCTGGTGGCGCGGCTGGAGGCGCTGGGCATCCGGGATATCATTATTGATCCCGGCTTTGGTTTTGCCAAGACCCTTCCCCAGAACTATGAGCTGCTCAGGAACCTTTCCTTATTGAAGATGCTTGGAAAGCCACTGCTGGTGGGTGTTTCCAGGAAAGGTATGATCTACAGGCAGCTGGGTATTACGGCAGATGCCGCCCTGAATGGCACTACTGTGCTGAATACGGTGGGCCTGATGAACGGCGCTTCCATCCTGCGGGTGCATGATGTGAAGGAAGCGGTGGAAGCGGTAAAGCTGTGGGAAGCGGTGAAGGTGGGAACGGGTTTGTAG
- a CDS encoding DUF1599 domain-containing protein, with translation MTNQQYDAAVQLCRDIFVRKATDYGTSWRVLRPISIADQLFIKAQRIRTIQEKKVQKVGEDITGEFRAMVNYGIIGLIQLELQQTGTEDLPVAEVERLYDEQMGNTRQLMLNKNHDYGEAWRELSQESITDLILVKLLRIRQILQNDGRTLISEGIDANYADIINYSIFALILIAEGKHAG, from the coding sequence ATGACCAATCAACAATACGACGCAGCAGTACAATTGTGCAGGGATATATTTGTCAGGAAGGCCACCGATTATGGTACTTCCTGGCGGGTATTGCGTCCCATCTCTATTGCAGACCAGCTCTTCATAAAAGCGCAGCGCATCCGTACCATCCAGGAAAAAAAGGTGCAGAAAGTAGGGGAGGACATCACCGGTGAGTTCAGGGCCATGGTCAACTATGGCATTATTGGGCTGATACAGCTGGAACTGCAGCAGACGGGTACGGAAGACCTGCCCGTAGCTGAAGTGGAAAGGTTATATGATGAGCAGATGGGTAATACCCGTCAGCTCATGCTGAACAAGAACCATGACTATGGCGAAGCCTGGCGCGAACTGAGCCAGGAAAGCATTACGGACCTGATCCTGGTGAAACTCCTGCGCATCCGGCAGATACTGCAGAACGATGGCAGGACCCTGATCAGTGAAGGCATTGACGCCAACTATGCAGACATTATCAATTATTCCATTTTTGCCCTGATCCTGATTGCTGAAGGCAAACACGCAGGCTGA
- a CDS encoding DoxX family protein translates to MKKALTIIRIFVGVLFIFSGLVKANDPLGLSYKMQEFFEIWGWHFLNDYTLALSIAMNAFEIIAGVAVLVGWQMRLFSWLLSLLIVFFTFLTGYALFSGKVRECGCFGDCIPLTSDQSFMKDLLLLVLIGIIFYYRNTIKPATGKVGSIVILFFTTVLSLALQFYVLEYLPLVDCLPYKKGNNIPGKMKAPPGAIPDSTVITFVYTKQGKEIEFTADAFPDDFDEETYSFVKRYDKVVRKGNAEVKIKDFILKTVAGNDTTQALLAEDRYQLYLFLKNDYNQSQWMEYLKLVMHTAGQKQIPGFIVTSIPFETLTSNPPDVFRLFTPLACDAVAIKTAARANPTLFLIKNGTVIDKWSYADLERAVGAVQKLP, encoded by the coding sequence ATGAAAAAAGCACTCACCATCATCAGGATCTTTGTAGGCGTTCTCTTTATTTTCTCCGGACTGGTGAAAGCCAACGACCCCCTCGGCCTCAGCTATAAAATGCAGGAGTTCTTCGAGATCTGGGGCTGGCATTTCCTGAACGACTATACCCTTGCGCTCTCCATTGCCATGAACGCCTTCGAGATCATAGCCGGGGTGGCAGTACTGGTGGGCTGGCAGATGCGCCTCTTCAGCTGGCTGCTATCGCTCCTGATCGTCTTTTTCACCTTCCTCACCGGTTATGCGCTCTTCTCCGGTAAGGTCCGGGAATGCGGCTGCTTTGGCGACTGCATCCCCTTAACATCCGATCAGTCCTTTATGAAAGACCTGCTGCTGCTGGTCCTGATCGGTATCATCTTTTATTACCGCAATACCATTAAACCCGCCACCGGCAAAGTAGGCAGTATAGTGATCCTTTTCTTTACCACTGTGCTGTCCCTGGCCCTCCAGTTCTACGTACTGGAATACCTGCCCCTGGTAGACTGCCTGCCCTATAAAAAAGGCAATAATATTCCCGGGAAAATGAAAGCGCCCCCCGGCGCCATCCCCGATAGCACCGTCATCACTTTTGTATACACCAAACAGGGCAAGGAGATAGAATTCACCGCAGACGCCTTCCCCGATGATTTTGATGAAGAGACCTACAGCTTCGTAAAACGATACGATAAGGTGGTGCGCAAAGGCAATGCAGAAGTGAAGATCAAGGACTTCATCCTGAAGACAGTGGCCGGTAATGATACCACCCAGGCCCTGCTGGCGGAAGACAGGTACCAGCTCTACCTCTTCCTCAAGAACGATTATAACCAGAGCCAGTGGATGGAATACCTTAAACTGGTCATGCACACCGCCGGCCAGAAACAGATCCCGGGTTTCATTGTCACCAGTATTCCTTTTGAAACACTGACCAGCAATCCGCCCGATGTATTCCGGCTCTTTACACCGCTGGCCTGCGATGCCGTAGCTATTAAGACTGCAGCCCGCGCCAACCCGACGCTGTTCCTTATTAAGAACGGTACGGTGATAGACAAATGGTCTTATGCCGACCTGGAACGCGCCGTGGGCGCCGTTCAGAAACTACCCTGA
- a CDS encoding ABC transporter permease produces the protein MIQYITRKALYGLLVMLGVVIVVFFLFQGFGDPARLVMGQRADAATQENIRRELYLDQPTWKQFVLYLNDVSPVAIHDKESIERKDLHGLFIGGDTKLALKLPYLRRSYQTKKPVWNVLTEALPGTLILASAAMLLAVVLGIPLGILAAVRRDTWMDTSAIFTSVLGISAPSFFMGIVIAYIFGFLLSDYTGLHMTGSWFDIDENTGERYGSLQNLVLPAFTLGIRPLAIITQLTRSAMLDVLNQDYIRTAYAKGLSRARIIWKHGLRNALNPVVTAVTGWFAELLAGAFFVEYIFGWKGIGKVTVDALEKLDFPVVMGSVLVSSFFFIVVGILADLLYGWIDPRVRLQ, from the coding sequence ATGATCCAATACATCACCAGGAAAGCTTTGTACGGATTGCTCGTCATGCTGGGCGTGGTGATAGTGGTGTTTTTTCTCTTCCAGGGTTTTGGTGATCCTGCCCGCCTGGTCATGGGCCAGCGAGCCGATGCCGCTACCCAGGAGAATATCCGCCGGGAACTCTACCTGGACCAGCCCACCTGGAAGCAGTTTGTACTTTACCTCAATGATGTATCACCCGTTGCCATTCATGATAAAGAAAGCATTGAACGGAAAGACCTGCATGGTCTCTTTATTGGCGGCGATACAAAGCTGGCGTTGAAACTGCCTTACCTGCGCCGTTCCTACCAGACCAAAAAGCCGGTCTGGAACGTCCTGACGGAAGCCCTTCCCGGAACCCTGATCCTGGCCTCGGCCGCCATGCTGCTGGCCGTGGTCCTCGGCATCCCGCTGGGTATCCTGGCCGCAGTCAGACGGGATACCTGGATGGATACTTCCGCCATCTTCACCAGCGTGCTGGGCATCTCGGCCCCATCCTTTTTTATGGGCATTGTGATAGCCTATATTTTCGGTTTCCTGCTCAGTGATTATACCGGCCTGCATATGACCGGCAGCTGGTTTGACATTGATGAGAATACTGGTGAACGTTATGGCTCCCTGCAAAACCTGGTACTGCCAGCCTTTACACTGGGCATCAGGCCCCTGGCCATTATCACGCAGCTGACCAGGAGCGCTATGCTGGATGTCCTGAACCAGGACTATATCCGCACTGCTTATGCCAAGGGGCTTTCCCGGGCGCGCATTATCTGGAAACACGGGCTGCGCAATGCACTGAACCCGGTGGTGACGGCTGTTACCGGCTGGTTTGCGGAATTGCTGGCCGGCGCCTTCTTTGTAGAATATATCTTTGGCTGGAAAGGGATCGGAAAAGTAACGGTGGATGCGCTGGAGAAACTGGATTTCCCGGTAGTGATGGGCTCCGTACTGGTCTCTTCTTTCTTTTTTATAGTGGTAGGCATTCTGGCCGACCTCCTCTATGGCTGGATAGATCCGCGCGTGCGCTTACAATAA
- a CDS encoding DUF721 domain-containing protein yields MGEYSLGDALKYFLQHSRLKGSIQALQIEDVWEQIMGKTIAKYTEKIQIYNKILHITTSMAPLKQELLFQKDKIIQRVNEELGENVVKDVVIH; encoded by the coding sequence ATGGGTGAATACTCACTGGGCGACGCCCTCAAATACTTCCTGCAGCATAGCCGTCTCAAAGGCTCCATCCAGGCTTTACAGATTGAAGATGTCTGGGAGCAGATCATGGGCAAGACCATTGCCAAATACACGGAGAAGATCCAGATCTATAACAAGATCCTGCATATCACCACTTCCATGGCCCCGCTGAAACAGGAACTGCTGTTCCAGAAAGACAAGATCATCCAGCGTGTCAATGAAGAATTGGGAGAAAATGTGGTGAAGGATGTGGTGATCCACTAA